The Pyrus communis chromosome 12, drPyrComm1.1, whole genome shotgun sequence genomic sequence CAATGTTTGGTAGAATAACTTTAACGTGTTTTTGGATTATAAAAACACTCAAGAAGCACACTTCCAAATGATTTGACATAAAGTACTTGAATTTTCAATAGGATTTTTGTTGCTCTTCTAGCAGAAGCGTGCACAACGATTATGTATAGAAGTAGTTCATACAAAAGTATTTCCAAACGAACCATCTAATTAGTTGAGAGTTCACAAGCAAAGACTCCAAAATATAGTAGAGAGCAACTTACAATGAAATTATGTGGAATAGAAGCACTATGATTGAAAGAAAGTTTTTTCAAATACAATGGATAATCTTCTTGACTATTATGAACACATCATGCTCAATGAGGGGGTGATTTGACCCACAAATCTACAACTTACAAACTCCCAATGGTCCAATTTAACCACTTCATTACATGGGAAGGCAATCACTAGCCCTACCCCAACACCTTTATCACAATTCATAAGGGCAACACCTTGTGGATGAGAATATAGAGAAATGTGATCAATGATAAGGCCGGCTGGTAAGGCCAATGACTGTGAAGTAGGACCGTAGGATGGAGACTGGCATGCCATTTTCGGATTTCAGagcaataatataattcatGCGAAAAAATTAATATGCATATATTGTATTATTGGACAAAAACATCAATAATAACGTTTGAAGAGTGTATGTAAGTACTTCCCGTGAAGTCCGTAAAtcatttgtacccataattatGATATTGTAATCCATTTGCCCTACCTCTATATCAAGCACTTTCTGCCAGATTCTGCCGTCCTACCATTGCAGAGATTCTTATTTATTTGGTTGGTAATTTTGCAAGTGGttgaattatatataaaaacaaagacCATAACGTGAGATATTTGCACTGTCGGAAATTTTCTAGTGATAAGATATACTCATGTGGTTTTGGAATTTGTAGGTTGCCGAGAAAAACTGAAGAGGATAAACATGTCCAAGTAGTAATTTCTGCACTTCGTGGGCTATATATTCACCAAGGAAGCATCCTTTTCTTCCTGTCTATCTCACTACAATAGGCAACACCAAATACTTTTATCAACTTTTCAAGATTATGTAATTGTAATTTTATAGCCAAGTCAATCCAGTCCAGTCCTTTACCATCCATTGTAGCTAAGCTCGAGGTGGAAAAAGGACTAAAATACAACAACTCGACGGTAAATTCATGCATAAGTGACATTTTGAGAAGTTCTCGTGCATcctcttctttttatttgatgagaaaaaaaaatggttttcgTGCATTCCATTTGAAACTCTTTTTTTATTCCCATTGCCTAACAAACAAGCAACAGGgactttgaagccatgaacatggaGTTGGAACCAAGAGGGAAGAAGGAGGTAGAGAGAGATGACATGGAAGAAGACACGATAGTTCAATCCGAGGGGCCGATTGGGACTATCCTTCCGTGGACAGAGCAGTTAACAGTCCGGGGAGTCGTCGCGAGCATAGTGATTGGAACGGTGTACAGTGTGATAGCCATGAAGCTAAACCTCACAACTGGGATTGTTCCTAATCTCAATGTCTCCGCTGCTCTCCTCGCCTTCGTGTTCATCCGAACGTGGACGAACCTGCTCAAGAAGGCGGgattcaaatcaaaacccttCACTCGGCAGGAGAATACTATGATTCAGACTTGTGCTGTTGCTTGTTATAGTATTGCTGTGGGAGGTACTTTTCGTTTTTCTTTATgtgttatattaatttttaattaatgtttcttaaacattatttaattttgtactttttttgATAAACAGGTGGATTTGCATCTTATTTGTTGGGATTAAACAAGAAGACATATGAGCTCTCAGGTGTGAACACAGAAGGAAACTCTGCAACTGCTGTTAAGGAACCTGCGCTTGGTTGGATGACTGGCTTCCTTTTTCTAGTCTGCTTTGTTGGCCTTTTTGTCTTGATTCCTCTAAGAAAGGTATTGATCTTCTACTCTTTAGTTTCTTGCTATTTTCTGGCTTTTATACGGGCGATATTGGGAAGGGATTCAAACTCAGGACTTCCGGCTCAGagtcattgttctaaaaattccctCTAAACGTTAGGTGGTTGATCACCACCCTGGTTAGTttctaggcgtttgaaaattaagaagggGGCACCTAATCTGCCTAGGCACCCGCTTAAGTCGCGATTCTCACctaaacagaaaatagataacttgaattttgcattttattttttctataaattgtaagagacttgttgaatacctAGATAAACACTTATTATATACTCGTTCCTTATGTTTTGAATAtgttttaatactttataatgtatatttcattttattttgcaacttACGTAtcacaatacaattatgtatgcATTTAAATATAAGTAggcatttatttatatattacttGAGGAGTAGCACCTTTATCCGGCATTCGACAAGCGCCTTTTAAAACCGTTCTCAGAGTAAATAATGCTAATCACTTGAGGATTCGAACTCAAAATCTCTAGCTCAAGATAAATGTATTAATCACTTGAGTTGCAAGCTCCTTGCCGTCTTCAGTTATTTGTTCGATGAGACTTGGAGGAgataaatattttttctttttcctttaaaGTAGATTTTCATatggaatttttgtttgttctttttaCAGATTATGATAGTTGACTTGAAATTGACTTATCCAAGTGGTTTGGCAACTGCGGTTCTCATCAATGGCTTCCACACTCAGGGAGATGAGATGGCTAAGTAAACATCTGCCAACACCTCTCTTTATCACTCCTTTGAAATCCATActtatgtgtgtatatatactatatatatatatatatgcataaatATTTTTAACTCGGGTGCATAAGGAAGAGCACATTCGCTTTAACTAATGTGGGCCCTGGTTTGCTCTTAAAGCGCCCCATTAGAATCAAAACTCAGCCAAAGCTATGACGATTTGCAGGAAGCAAGTACACGGATTCATGAAGTATTTTTCAGTCAGCTTCCTGTGGGGATTTTTCAAGTGGTTTTACAGTGCCACAGAAGACTGCGGATTCTCGCAGTTTCCGACATTCGGATTGCAAGCGTGGAAGAATACGTACGAATTTTTTATCACTCAATCGTTTCACTTTCCCTGCTTCTGGTTCTTGTTACTAATCCTTCATAATTTGCTGCTATCAAAATGCAGATTCTATTTCGATTTTAGCATGACTTTTGTGGGAGCAGGCATGATATGCTCCCATCTGGTAAACCTGTCTTTGCTTCTCGGATCCGTGCTCTCCTTCGGGGTAATGTGGCCGCTCATTGGCCGGCTTAAAGGACACTGGTTCTCGGAGAGTTTAGACGAATACGACATGAAGAGTTTATACGGTTACAAGGTTTTCCTCTCGGTTTCCCTAATCCTCGGTGACGGGATTTACAACTTCATCAAGATTCTGGCTTGCACCATTGTTAATATTCATGTCAGATTGAAGAACAAGAATCTCCCATTGGGTAATAGAATCAGCCTCTGAATTTCCTTTTGTTTCATGCTGCTGCTGTGTTTTTTTAGTTAGTTTTTGCTAATCAACTTCTTCTCCCTGCAGATGTCGAGGGCAAGGCGAAGCCGATTGAAGAAAAACAGAACGAAATCTTCCTCAGCGAAAACATCCCTACGTGGGTTGCAGTCGCCGGATACGTTGTCTTTTCAATCATATCGATAATCGTGATCCCGATGATGTTCCCGGAGCTTAAATGGTATTATGTTATAGTAGCCTACATGCTTGCTCCGTCTCTTGCATTCTGCAATGCTTACGGAGCTGGTCTAACCGATATAAACATGGCTTATAACTACGGAAAAGTTGCCCTCTTCGTGCTGGCAGCAATGACGGGAAAAGAGCACGGTGTGGTGGCAGGGCTTGCCGGGTGCGGTCTCATCAAATCGGTGGTTTCCGTGGCATGTATTCTGATGCAAGATCTCAAGACAGCCCATCTAACTTTCACCTCTCCTAGAGCAATGTTTGTGAGCCAAGCCATTGGCACGTTACTAGGCTGTGTGACAGCTCCTCTCAGCTTCTTCCTATTCTACAAGGCATTCGATGTGGGAAACCCGCACGGAGAATTCAAAGCTCCGTACGCCTTGATCTACAGAAACATGGCGATTCTAAGCGTTCAAGGCTTCTCGGCGCTGCCTCAGCATTGCCTACAGCTCTGCTACGGCTTTTTCGCCTTCGCGGTGTTAGTTAACCTAGTCAGAGACTTTTCGCCTAAGATTGGAAAATGGATGCCACTTCCGATGGTCATGGGCGTTCCCTTTCTGGTCGGGGCATACTTTGCCATAGACATGTGCATTGGGAGTCTGATTGTGTTTGTATGGCACAAGCTTAACAGCAAGAAGGCCGTGCTGATGGTTCCCGCGGTTGCTTCCGGATTGATTTGCGGTGAAGGGTTGTGGACTCTTCCCGCTTCCATTCTTGCTCTGGCCAAAGTAAAACCCCCAATGTGcatgaaatttttgggttcctAGAGTGAAAaggcttatatatatatatatttagtagacGGAAGAATGGTAGCAAGTTGTGTCCGAtcctaaacaataaaaatttcatCTTGGTGGGTGATTCACCACCGCTTGAGCAAATATTTCTGCATTTCTACTTTTGCTGGATagatcacagagagagagagagagagagagagtacgtTATGCGAGGGGAAACCTGAAGAAATACGAGGTAAAACTTAAGTATTCGGTATGACATAACGTAAACGCACTCTTTAGCGTGAGGAAGCTCAGCCGGATCCAGCCCAGGTGGATGGCGGTCTGAGGTCAGTTTTGAGATGAGAATGAGATGCAGACATCAAACACATAGATGTtcaaaagagatgaaaaaagaaGTGCAAATGCTAGTTTTCTTTGAGCTTTCTGGAAGATAGAAACAGCAACCAGGTCCACTAATGAAAATAATCTGACTATGCAGAGAAAATTTGTATTTGATcgtgtaaaaaaaatttatgatatACAGAGTTTATTCGAACAAGTCATTCTCGATCGGAAAATTATACATCACTCGAAACAAAATAAGGAACTGACGATACATTAAATCAGCCTGTTACAATACCTGCCAGAACATCGCTCTTACCCCGCGCATAGATAGTGTAAACTAGACGGATTGCATCAAGCCATCCATCAAGGGATTCCCACGAATCGGCAACCTGGAGGTAGAATGTTCGCATTAGAATCgggttttaaaatataaatgcaATGTTTTTAGTCCACTTTTCATGCACTTGACAGACTACCGAAAAAATTCTATGATTTGATGCCCATCACAAAGAACCGAAGAACTTCTCTTCGTATAAAGAATTTTTATCTGTTGCCAAGGGCATTCCTTACCAGATAGATGGGTCCGTGAATTGTATCGATGCAGAGGCCAGCACCAGGTGGTAAAGTCAGATCACCACATGCTGAAACAGAAACGATATCGGGAACGTCAACTTTTATAGCTGCTTCCACTGATCTACTTGAGATGCCTTGGGGTACATGCTTTTGCTCATTTTTGCTAACCTGCTGAAAGGAAGTAGATGAACAGAAAGAACACAAGTAAGTAACAAACAGATAAAGAATATACTTGGCACAAGCAAGGAAAGTTACTATAACTAATTCAGTTATCGAATGTGCAGATAATTTTTCTTCGCTTGATATACACTAAAACGATAAAGAATTACCTGTTGAAGCCCTTCATTATTCAAAACAAACTCCGATTGTTTCCAATCACTATGAGGTGCAATTGGTTTTCCCGCTGGTGGTGCAGTAAGATATCCAACTTTAAGATATGGTAAAGGAAGCTGTAAAGATTAGAAATTATCATGTcagcaaaccaaaaaaataatctcTCAACCAACGAGATTAAGCAGACATCAAGGTATGACCACTGAAAGAATTAGGAAAATTAAGTCTTGATGATCAGGGAAAAATCAGGAACGCGCATCATGTATGGCTCTGTCATAAGGTTCACTTCTCAATGGAGAACCAGTAGAGACCCGACCTCATAACTGACCAAAATTATTTATACAGAAGCCTAAAGGGTTTACTGAAGTTGGTATTAGTTCTTAACTTCTTACCATGGATCGCACGAGCCGCAAGGCACTACTGTAAACCTGTAAATAATTAATCAcacaaaaacttagcatacacaATCAAAGTGAATATCCTTAAACcttaaaggaaaaataaaaccaaCTACATTTTACGTCTCTCTCGCTGAAGGGCTATCCTTTTCTCCATAtaaatatcaaatcaaattGGTTGAGAAAGAAAACTATGGGAACCTTACATTGTAATTTGGTTTCAAAGCATGAGCAGCTGCAATGTAGATAGCCGATTGACTATACAATTCATTAGGTGAAACTTCTTTGGGGTGTCCAGATCCCCCAGTTCTTAGTGTGTCCTCAGCCAATCCGTACTGCAAGTAAGAAAAAGACCAAGGTTTGGTAATTCAAGTTACGGGGGATTATTAGATAAGAGAACCGGTGGTTTCTTGTTATCCAGTATAGAGGAAACTGAGAGTCCATTTAAATTATGAATGGAGTATCACATTATCCTAAAATTATTAAGATAAGTAACAAACTAACCAATACGGTTCCAAGATTGTAAATTGCTCGATGGAAATCAAACTGCAACTGAATAGCTGCGCGGAACTGCACCAGAAGAAAATGACATGAGTCATGACAGTATAAATGAGAAACAAACACTTCAAAGATGAAAATAATATTCTGGTTTCCCATCCACATTTATCCAATCATTCTGATATctccaaaaaattattatacGGTACCTTACTTATTGCAGATCTTACAATTGTTTGCTTTTCCCGTGCAGGAACAATTGCGCTGAGTTCCTAAATTGcataattgattaaaaaaaaaatcaatttggaGTTCATGACATGGAACATAATTATATGCCGAGTgagaagaaaatttaaaaagattttatttcttctaaaataagtttaattaaaataatgcaATTTAAGATACCTGCAGAGCAAGTCCCCAGTTGTTAAGTGCCTGGAATATATGACACGGATTTAGTAATAGGATACAAAGGAGACAATGCAAATAAGTGCATTCTTCCCGGATTTCATAATCTGTTTCTCTTCATAATTGTATAAAACATTGGTTTTCGCAGGATATCATAAGAAATAGGAATAGCCTAATACAACAATTTATTGAGTCATACCTGGGGACTGTTCCAGTTGAGCAACACTGCTTTTTCGTAATTTTTTGTAGCCTGCAAATCAAATCAAGGGGTGGTAAAAATCACTTCATttattcgaaattatgtttttctttagGGATTAAAAATCCAGTTGTTTATGATTCGGCGAGGAATAAATGAGAACTATCGCCACTTGATGCCAGCACCGCCACATCTAAGGAGAAGCAAAATTGATTTAAGAAGCAAACTCCTAGTTTCCTAAACCTCCAAAAGATCACCTAGTCCAAAGGCCTAGTTTTTTACAAAAGAATAAACTAAAGAGTATCAAATTGCTCATGTTTCTATGCTATTATATCTTGAATATTAAAAAGTCATATCCAACTTCCAAGCGTCAGAATCCAGCTGCCACGTGTAAGAGTTGCCACAACAGCCGCAGCAGGAGATTAACAAGAGCAGCAACTTTTTTAAGACATGGAAAAAGAAAGTAACTTCTATCTGGCAAGGCTGAAGCACTGAATTATGGTTTAACCTGCTTCCATAGTTCTTCAGCTTCCTTTGTACGACCACGCATTTTTGCCCGATCAGAGATAGCAATAGCCCAATTATAGAAAGCCTGGAAAGTAAAAGTCAAGCATTATTTTCACTCTCACACAAGTGAGATAACCAATCAGAAATTATAGAAAGATCAtctacacacatacatacacctTCTGAATAACTCTATCATGGCACTTTCAAGATTACTAAGTTCACTTGCTATTTGAGGAGATTATATTGTAGAAGGATATGCAAACATACATCATGAAGTGTTGGGCACAGACGGGTAGCCTCATCATACTTTCTGCAAGCCTCCTCAAGCAAAGCATCTTTAGAAGGATTAGTAGAATCTGGACTAACATTATCTGCACTTTCCTGCATCCCAGACGAGGATTATTTAGATAGTAAATTCACACTGGTTCACCTAAGGGGAAGACAAAATGTCccttaaaacaaaaatttcaagtgACACCTCACATTATTTAATCATTTAGAGAGAAGCTGAAACAGCTAAAGGCACATAACTGGAGGAGAGAGCTAACATAATGAAGATACTTATACCCTTATTCATTCCACAAAAATGACCCAATTGGAAAACGTTGGCTAATGTAGAATGGCACTTTAGCTTAGTAAACAACACATAAGGGTAGACCAAGTTTCAGTGAGCATATTATTCTTACTACCATGTGTTGTGAGTTGGCTCATCAAAATACAAAGGCCAAACAGGTTTAGGTTTCCAATTGGTGTTTGGaaaggagaaaaggaatgtGCACAGGTTATCTCCCATAAGAATTGGGAAATAGGTTTTTCTTTGTAATCCGAATGAGTTTAGGATTAGAAAATAAGTTAGTTTTCCCAATTCTAAGAGAATTTAGGAATCCTATACTTGTAAGGCATGTAAAAATTAGTGTATGTGCTATAAATAGGCTTGTGGGGCTGATTTATTAACACGAACAGCAGAGAAAATACAAGGTAGAGAGCCAAGAGTGATAAAGAGATCTAAAGAAAGGTTTTGGGGTTTAGCATAAGGGCTTTCAATAAGTTCTTGTAACCTAGTTGTTATTCTCCATAGTGCAAGTGATTTCTCAAGAGAGATCACACAAGGAGTAGGCAAAGTTCGCCAAACCTTGCTAAATTCTCTATGTTTGTGTGTGGTGTGTTTACTAAACTGTTCATATATTCGCATGGCATCATCTTATAAGTTTGCATAACACCGGAGACTATCGATAAACATGATCAACTAAGGGGGATTAAAATCAACACCTTGTGCCTCCAAACCCATATAAAATAACACCATTCTCACAATTGCATCGCAAGGAAATAGTTAAATTCACAGAAAGCCGTCTAGTTGAAATTTGATAAGCAAAAACCATAACTAAATGCAACCACAGATCGAGCAGGAGAGTATCTCAAACCTGAAGAACCAGCGCCCAATTGTAAAGTGCATCATAATCATGTGGGTTTCTTTCTATTGCACTAGCATACCTACAAAATTTATGTACAAATAAGAATTCCGGGAAAGCAAGACACCTAAAAGACATTGTGTGGTTGCAAACATCGCAAAGTACCgtaaaagaaacaaagaaaagagaagtaTGATCATGAACATTACAAAGAACTCAAACTTTGTTTCAGTAGTAAAATATAGGATTATACTATTCCCTACAAGCTGACAAGTAAGAAGGAAAGACAAAGAAGACAGTACCTCTTGGCAGCAAAAGTAAGAACCCGTTGGCGAGACCGACCGTCATCATCGGTACCAGTGACACTGTTGATCAACTCCATTGCAGCAATGTTCTGCTCTGAGTGTTGCTCTTGTGGGCTTTCTTCACTGATACAATTCAATCCACAAATCGCCAAATAAATTGTCAAAAAATGGTTAACAACGTAGGTGATCCAGAACAATGACCATACAAAACTTACATTTTTTCGGTCCTCAAAACAAATTTGATCCATGACTAAAACTGATAACTTTTGTCGAAAACAGTAACATGCAAATCGACCTACCCAATTTAAAGTTACAACTTTTAACATTAACCACTACAATGACCATACAAAACTTACATTTTTACCACCCCAAACACAAATTTCATTCACTAACAAATTGATCCACACCTAAAACAGATCAATTTCGTCGAAATCAACGACATTCAAATCCATCATAACCAATTCAAAGTTCATAATTCTATCATCCTTTGTGAATTCCAGTTTTCGAAAACCCGAAAGTGGGAACTGCAGGAAAAAATCACCAATTGGACTAATTCTCCACACTGAACCAAAATTCAAGCACAACAAACAGAATTTTGTACAATTACATtaccaaaaaaccaaaatttaaaatcaaatgaaggaatgagAACCTGTAACTGTAAGGGGAGCTGGAATCATTAGTGACCTCGTTTGATTGGTCATTTTTCAAGCCACTAAGCAGCTCCCTCATCGTGAATGTACGGCTTCCTTCGTCTTTCTTCAGCTCCGGATGCGCAGCTCGCTGGCCGTGTGATTGGATCGAGGCTTCGATCACTTCATTCACCTTCGGATCCGCGCCATCGGCCACCACCACTTCATGTTCGGGTAGGGGTTCCGGTCTAACTTCGGCCTCCGTCACTGGCTCGGGTTTAGCTTCGGGTTCGGGCACCGGTTCCGGTTTAATTTCGGGTTCCGGGGCCGGTGCTGGTTCAGCTTCGAGTTCAGGCGCTGGCTCCGGTTTAGCTTCAGGCTCTGGCACTAGTTCTAATTCGGATTCGGGTTTCGGATTTGTTGTCTGATCTGGTTCAAGTCCGTTCTGAGCGGGGGGTTGTTCGGCGATGGACATTACGGGAGATCGGAGGAGGGATCGGAATTCGAAGAGTGATCCGACTGTGAAGTAACAGAGAGGttggagggagagagggagggagagagggagagagagagagagagagagagagagagagagagagagagagagaaatgctCGTTGTTCAAAGTTACAGACTTTGAGGAAAATAAACTGAAAATATTAAGCGGTCGTACGGAGCCCCGAGGGGTTAATTAATGTAACCAAGTCATAAACGTACTGTTAACAGAGTAAAaatttcacttaaaaaaaaaaagaaaaagaaaaaaaacacagtAAAAAATGGTTTGGTAGGTTAAAACATTTTTTCTTCCAACAATTGTGGATGCCTAAATGATCTCGATCATTGCGTTTAACCATACATTTTAATTTTCGTATGTAGCATTCTTTTATTATGTATGTCTTTTTATAAATGACATGGTTAGGTTGTCCTACTAAAAATTTTATCCAAATAAATTGTCAACTCGGAATTTGAAGTATGTTCCGAGTATCTATGGATTTTATTGGCACATGCAAGGTTGCAGCATTGCATGTACTTGACCTTTACCTTAAGATGTTGCATACCATGGGAGAGCGAATTGTTAAAGCTTCCTTCAACTGCATACGAAATTAGGTTAACTTTGGAATAACATAAAATGTGAAGGTGTGATTTTCGCAGGTTGTTTCGATCACTTAGTGAAAGTAATATATAAAGGAATAAGAAATTAGTAACTTATGATAATGGATTAAGGAATCTTAGATCAGGAGAAGGCtaattgtgggagaatgatctccTTTTATAGTTATGGAGAGTCTCCTTTTTCGCCTGCAGTCAATGTGAAACTGTAAGAGCTTTATTTTGATGTTGACACGTGTTAGTGTTGCAATTGATCTCTTGATTGGAGAGAAATTCACATGCTTCAATAGGGATGCCTCAAAACGAACCCTTCAACGAGTCTCTAAAGGTATAAAGTTGACATGAGCTAGACAATTTTCTGGATTGGTGTATGGTAGAAAGTACAAACAGcatataagaagaaaaaaagaaagctcCAACTACATCTACACGTCCATGAATAAAATGTTGGATTGAACCATGAGAGGTAGAAGAAGATGGCACTTTTACTAGAGAATCTGTCTTGTAACCAATTGTATTCCCTTGTGTGACTGTCTATCTCCCTCGTCACATCATCGTGTGACGAGAGAAATAGAtcgatagatagatagatacaAGGACTATACAATCAGGCTGAGATTAATCTCCCCGTAACACGATACCATTTATATGTCATGTATTGCCACCAAAAATACAATTTACTCAAAAGACGGGAGAAAGTTCATTCATAAATCAGTGTCAGGTTGTTGATCTGAGTTTACTAAATCTGCATTGTTGCCACAGCCACTCTGAAAAGCAAGAGAGTGCGGGCAATACATTATATACTAAATCCATAATTTACTAAAATCCAGAAATTGCCCATCAGATGCTCGTTTCAAGCAAGTGTGAAACTCACCTCAACATCCCTTGCTATCAAAGGGATCCTCGCCAGGTGCAACAAAAATAAGGAAACGTAAAAGAATAGAATCGGGGGACGGGCAAGAAAGCAaaagaagagaaggaaaaagaccAATGCCCAGCATTACCATTCGGTGTTTCTAAACCTTGTCATGAAGAGTCACCACCAAGTGATGGGCATCATCTAAAAGCTTCCACACATCCAGACGGCCCGCCATGCTATTGCACTCCCTCATGATCTCTTCCATGCTGCTGTACTTCTCTATTATAgtcttccttctttgtagcACACAGGCCGCTATTGCATAGAGCAAGAGATCATCGGTAGGAGGGGCTCTTTGCCTAATCCTTCCCCAAGCAGACTTGGCGATCCCCACCCTGACTGCTGCCTGATCTGCCCACATTACCTCCCAGAGGCAAAGCGTATCCTCAAAGCTCAACTCTCTCCTGAACAGAACCACCACCATTCTGTACACAAAAAAGCAATCCTCCGCTTGAAGCTTCTCCAGGTGTTTGTAGAGAGGAACATCTTTGCACTTTATAATCTTCGAGACAAGGCCAAGTTGCCTCCGGATTCCTGCCTCATCCAGTCGAAAATTATGCCGTGCCTTTTTCATAAAACCCACAAAGCACCAGAAGGCTTCATGGTCCTCTTCCACCACTGAGATAATAGGACTGAGTAGATCACTCATCCCCTGGCAGTACCCAATCTCAGGATCATACAGAGCATAGGCTTCCAGGATTCCAACCAGGCGAGAGGCGTGAAAAATCCTGCATGGCTCCAAGTGATCATAATCCTTTAACCCAACACTTTCGGCTAGTCTTCGTGCCTTTATCTCTGACACATCAGCCTGTGATGGTGAGTAAATAATCCATTCATCATTTGCGCGCACAGCATCAAGGCGGATGATCTTCTGCCATGTGGCAAAATCTTCTGCTGAGTGGACTTTGGGCTTGTTGTCTATATTGGAGGGAGAAGAGCTCTCCTTAGCCTTGTCATCAACATAATTTTCTTCAGTAACATCAGTGGATAGTAATGGTCGAGTGATATCAGATTCTTCAGAGGAATCAGAATTAGTTGATTCCGTATCGGCAGCATAGGGATCTTCACAGGTTACTCCACTTTTCTCACCATCTGCTTCAAGTGATTCAGAAGTCTGGACAGCTTGATTGCCTATAGGGTTATCTGAAT encodes the following:
- the LOC137710312 gene encoding protein HLB1-like isoform X1, which gives rise to MSIAEQPPAQNGLEPDQTTNPKPESELELVPEPEAKPEPAPELEAEPAPAPEPEIKPEPVPEPEAKPEPVTEAEVRPEPLPEHEVVVADGADPKVNEVIEASIQSHGQRAAHPELKKDEGSRTFTMRELLSGLKNDQSNEVTNDSSSPYSYSEESPQEQHSEQNIAAMELINSVTGTDDDGRSRQRVLTFAAKRYASAIERNPHDYDALYNWALVLQESADNVSPDSTNPSKDALLEEACRKYDEATRLCPTLHDAFYNWAIAISDRAKMRGRTKEAEELWKQATKNYEKAVLLNWNSPQALNNWGLALQELSAIVPAREKQTIVRSAISKFRAAIQLQFDFHRAIYNLGTVLYGLAEDTLRTGGSGHPKEVSPNELYSQSAIYIAAAHALKPNYNVYSSALRLVRSMLPLPYLKVGYLTAPPAGKPIAPHSDWKQSEFVLNNEGLQQQVSKNEQKHVPQGISSRSVEAAIKVDVPDIVSVSACGDLTLPPGAGLCIDTIHGPIYLVADSWESLDGWLDAIRLVYTIYARGKSDVLAGIVTG
- the LOC137710311 gene encoding metal-nicotianamine transporter YSL1-like → MNMELEPRGKKEVERDDMEEDTIVQSEGPIGTILPWTEQLTVRGVVASIVIGTVYSVIAMKLNLTTGIVPNLNVSAALLAFVFIRTWTNLLKKAGFKSKPFTRQENTMIQTCAVACYSIAVGGGFASYLLGLNKKTYELSGVNTEGNSATAVKEPALGWMTGFLFLVCFVGLFVLIPLRKIMIVDLKLTYPSGLATAVLINGFHTQGDEMAKKQVHGFMKYFSVSFLWGFFKWFYSATEDCGFSQFPTFGLQAWKNTFYFDFSMTFVGAGMICSHLVNLSLLLGSVLSFGVMWPLIGRLKGHWFSESLDEYDMKSLYGYKVFLSVSLILGDGIYNFIKILACTIVNIHVRLKNKNLPLDVEGKAKPIEEKQNEIFLSENIPTWVAVAGYVVFSIISIIVIPMMFPELKWYYVIVAYMLAPSLAFCNAYGAGLTDINMAYNYGKVALFVLAAMTGKEHGVVAGLAGCGLIKSVVSVACILMQDLKTAHLTFTSPRAMFVSQAIGTLLGCVTAPLSFFLFYKAFDVGNPHGEFKAPYALIYRNMAILSVQGFSALPQHCLQLCYGFFAFAVLVNLVRDFSPKIGKWMPLPMVMGVPFLVGAYFAIDMCIGSLIVFVWHKLNSKKAVLMVPAVASGLICGEGLWTLPASILALAKVKPPMCMKFLGS
- the LOC137710312 gene encoding protein HLB1-like isoform X2, producing the protein MSIAEQPPAQNGLEPDQTTNPKPESELELVPEPEAKPEPAPELEAEPAPAPEPEIKPEPVPEPEAKPEPVTEAEVRPEPLPEHEVVVADGADPKVNEVIEASIQSHGQRAAHPELKKDEGSRTFTMRELLSGLKNDQSNEVTNDSSSPYSYSEESPQEQHSEQNIAAMELINSVTGTDDDGRSRQRVLTFAAKRYASAIERNPHDYDALYNWALVLQESADNVSPDSTNPSKDALLEEACRKYDEATRLCPTLHDAFYNWAIAISDRAKMRGRTKEAEELWKQATKNYEKAVLLNWNSPQALNNWGLALQELSAIVPAREKQTIVRSAISKFRAAIQLQFDFHRAIYNLGTVLYGLAEDTLRTGGSGHPKEVSPNELYSQSAIYIAAAHALKPNYNVYSSALRLVRSMLPLPYLKVGYLTAPPAGKPIAPHSDWKQSEFVLNNEGLQQVSKNEQKHVPQGISSRSVEAAIKVDVPDIVSVSACGDLTLPPGAGLCIDTIHGPIYLVADSWESLDGWLDAIRLVYTIYARGKSDVLAGIVTG